The following are encoded in a window of Manihot esculenta cultivar AM560-2 chromosome 8, M.esculenta_v8, whole genome shotgun sequence genomic DNA:
- the LOC110621738 gene encoding uncharacterized protein LOC110621738, which translates to MASAYPHAKHYCLYIFSAVESKVCLLWSSIFHISNMKNKASVVLKKIVSLLSCIAKARAMAIKSKTSEVKARLIMFSLVKSKKVLLGSISNKIHDILGHCDRDEDESKAIVLYNNGLPEDSQSSFAHLADEIDDGDDDKYPDLTHSLFDDEEDFNDPGGSIIDLVKNSKEKGEDFKLEDEIDHVADLFIMRFHKQIRLQKLESFKRFQEMLARSV; encoded by the coding sequence ATGGCTTCTGCTTACCCTCATGCTAAGCATTATTGCCTTTACATATTTTCAGCTGTTGAATCTAAAGTCTGTTTGTTGTGGTCTTCTATCTTTCATATTTCAAACATGAAGAACAAAGCTTCTGTTGTCTTGAAAAAGATAGTGTCATTGCTGAGCTGCATTGCAAAGGCAAGGGCCATGGCTATTAAGAGCAAAACCAGCGAAGTTAAAGCTCGTTTGATCATGTTCTCTTTGGTGAAGAGTAAGAAGGTTTTGTTGGGTTCTATCTCTAACAAAATTCATGACATTCTTGGCCACTGCGACAGGGATGAAGACGAAAGCAAAGCTATTGTTCTCTATAACAATGGCTTGCCCGAAGACTCGCAGTCGAGTTTCGCCCACTTGGCTGACGAGATCGATGATGGTGATGATGATAAGTACCCTGATCTCACTCATTCGCTGtttgatgatgaagaagattTCAATGATCCAGGAGGTTCCATAATCGATTTGGTGAAGAATTCTAAAGAGAAAGGAGAAGATTTCAAGTTGGAAGATGAGATTGATCATGTAGCTGACTTGTTCATTATGAGATTTCATAAGCAGATCCGTTTGCAGAAGTTGGAATCTTTCAAGAGGTTTCAAGAGATGCTTGCAAGAAGCGTTTGA
- the LOC110620584 gene encoding protein SRC2 homolog, translating into MDSISLELKLISCRDLKAFNFFQKLSVYAVVSILSISNDDSKKKKKNERPQCLQRQKTPVDGEGGRNPEWNHMIKFDLKSISLPDQDDHLFLIFNLRCAGVISGDRSIGEVRVPLKDLIDEFNGPVRFLSYQVQTSDGKPNGVLNFSYKLRGKAEKKPDDSPAPKINMPSRTSTEKLHCTPLQVQVRPPNKCLYPSLDDILSPLPRISSPMPPPPYLLQQPAFAVGHGPCPSPLVQIPGSHWYATETAHYGYGLHGYPGSWR; encoded by the coding sequence atGGATTCGATCTCTTTAGAACTCAAACTAATTTCTTGCAGAGATCTGAAAGCCTTCAATTTCTTCCAGAAGCTGTCTGTCTATGCAGTGGTATCCATTTTATCCATTTCTAATGATGactcgaagaagaagaagaagaacgagCGGCCACAATGTCTGCAGCGTCAGAAGACCCCAGTCGACGGAGAAGGAGGCAGAAACCCCGAGTGGAATCACATGATAAAATTTGATCTTAAATCCATCTCCCTTCCTGATCAGGACGATCATCTATTTCTCATATTCAATTTACGGTGTGCAGGTGTAATCTCCGGCGACAGATCGATTGGGGAAGTTCGTGTTCCGTTAAAGGACTTGATTGATGAGTTCAATGGCCCTGTCAGGTTCCTCAGTTATCAGGTTCAAACTAGTGATGGCAAGCCTAATGGAGTCTTGAATTTTTCTTATAAGCTCAGAGGGAAGGCTGAGAAGAAACCAGATGATTCTCCGGCGCCGAAAATAAATATGCCATCTAGAACTTCTACCGAGAAACTCCATTGCACACCTTTgcaagttcaagttcggccgccgaacaagtGCTTATACCCTTCGCTGGATGATATCCTCTCTCCTCTTCCGAGAATTAGCTCGCCTATGCCTCCACCGCCATATCTACTGCAACAGCCAGCTTTTGCTGTGGGTCATGGTCCCTGTCCATCGCCATTGGTGCAGATTCCAGGGTCACACTGGTACGCAACAGAGACGGCCCATTACGGTTACGGGCTGCATGGGTATCCTGGTAGTTGGAGGTAA
- the LOC110621355 gene encoding protein vip1, with the protein MGRLDFTVKVLNVPPKVTVAELNTFFSYCGTVEKIQLHKNKDQLQWALVTFRQPYAYQTALLLNEASFAGHQIHITVPDLINETEKHEESTFIPATKAEAATERVASKGEVGMMKKTEDGVENYKLSGKGKMVMDRTRSAVNYAGQRMERIGTAIKSKDFVANGAQWISDLLDKASKRVSTLANGNASNPNSRKQK; encoded by the exons ATGGGTCGGTTAGATTTTACTGTTAAAGTTCTCAACGTTCCTCCCAAGGTGACAGTCGCCGAGTTAAATACATTCTTCTCTTACTGTGGAACTGTTGAGAAGATCCAGCTTCACAA AAACAAAGACCAATTGCAGTGGGCTTTAGTGACTTTCAGGCAGCCATATGCATATCAGACTGCCCTTCTCCTTAAT GAAGCAAGCTTTGCGGGTCACCAAATTCACATAACAGTTCCAGATTTGATAAATGAAACTGAG AAGCATGAGGAGAGCACATTTATTCCGGCAACCAAGGCTGAAGCCGCAACGGAAAGGGTGGCTTCAAAAGGTGAAGTTGGAATGATGAAGAAGACAGAAGATGGGGTAGAGAATTACAAGCTTTCAGGAAAAGGAAAAATGGTGATGGACAGAACAAGATCAGCAGTCAATTATGCTGGGCAGAGAATGGAACGTATAGGCACGGCAATCAAGAGCAAAGACTTCGTTGCAAATGGTGCTCAGTGGATCTCTGACTTGCTTGATAAAGCTTCGAAGCGTGTCTCAACTCTTGCCAATGGCAATGCCAGTAACCCAAACTCTAGGAAGCAGAAATAG